One window of Diabrotica undecimpunctata isolate CICGRU chromosome 8, icDiaUnde3, whole genome shotgun sequence genomic DNA carries:
- the LOC140449051 gene encoding uncharacterized protein, translating to MTEDTKRKLEVFEIKVLKKIFGPINENGVWRSRYNQEIYQLVKEVPVSEFVKLERFRWAGHVVKMEAERLPKSVLDSKMQAAKSKGRPRKKWEDKVAADAQNL from the coding sequence atgacagaagacacaaaacgaaagctggaagtcttTGAAATAAAAGTCTTaaagaagatatttggacctattaacgaaaacggtgTATGGAGATCTAGGTACAACCAAGAGATCTACCAACTGGTCAAAGAGGTGCCtgtctcagaattcgttaaacttgaACGatttcgctgggctggtcatgtagtgaaaATGGAGGccgaaagattgccaaaaagtgtcctagatagtaaaatgcaagCCGCGAAatcaaaaggaaggccacggaaaaagTGGGAGGataaagtggcagcggacgcgcaaaatttgtgA